The DNA segment ACAACTTGATCTCTCCAATCATTCTCTCCGTTCATGAAATACTTTCTGGCCACTCTGACCTTGTCCTGAAAAATATTCAGTTATCCTTGAGCATATGCACCAAAGTAAAGGGAGGACATCTGAAAATGGACCAATAATATGGCAAAGATGAAtggtttcatattttaattgaaaatatgtttcaatgggcagactttaaatacatgtacttaattcCGGATGGTTCTTAGGTATGAAATGTACTAGCATGttatatgtgaaataaaatgtctttatgGTTgtcctttaatatttatattttattattaaagttgtttgttgtAACTTCTCAAGCTTCATCTTGGAGAAATGTCAATATGTTGGCAATTAGTGAAGCTTTACtttaccagtttttttttaatttgctgtaGACCAAAATTAGGCATTTACCAACTGAGATTTTCCTATTTAAGTAACTTATTGGTCAGATGCAGGTACAAGGAAGAACACATTCATTCCTTTGAGATTAACTTTATAATGATaagtactttttttctttttggaaatGAACATAAGAAAATTCTTTGATCCTGCAACATCTATGAATATGTAATTAAGATGAATTTTCCGTAACTACACCTGAAAGATTGTTGGTTTTTGTTCGCATCTTGAGTTATGCCAGGATGATATAAAAAGTGCCTCTGTATTGCTCAAGCCAACGAAAACCTCCACATCCACTTTTCTGTAAAAGAATTAAAGGGATTAGATGAATAGTTTCAGATAAGTAAGccacagtttacatttaatatttagatttttataaataatgaaagcAAATATTCATATCAATCATTAATCATTTTCCTTTTTATATCTTGAAGTACCTTAAACAATCAAAGAAATGATTATCGTTCTCCTCTTTTGTCAGCTCACTCAGTGCTTTGACCATGTGATTACCCCCCAATGTCTGTAGTGGTCCATCAAGGTCTAGTGTGAAATCTTGGGGAGCAACCTGTGCAGTAATCACACAAtagttaaacataaacaaagtaataataattatcaagttaagcaactgtatttattttatacatttaatgtgATGTTAGTAGGTTAGCTTGAATGGTACATTTTGGTTGAAAAGGAGATATTGTCGGAGCTTTAAATGACAAGTCAGTAACGAAGTGGCCGTAAAGGTATGTAGTTTTTATGTGATGTATAAATTATCATATTACTGAATAAATgattgtatgaaaaaatgtacatCATTAGTAGCCGATACTGCACTGCCATCTGTAAAAATTACAACATAACAATAAAGATAATATGTGACATTTTCagcatattttatttctaattatttcttcattaattcaattactagcaatttaaatacaaactaacTACATTATCAGGATATCTTATTAATCATGTGCATGTCATATATTTgcacattatttgtatttgtatgatgACACATCAATTTTTCTCTCTATGACTGTACGAACATaatcatgttatattttgtcagtGTTGTTGTACGATGTTATTTTGGAATTATGTGCACCACCTGTCCCTCCAAATTGGCAGTGGTAAAATTTATAACACAAGCccacatatattatttaaatgattgttattgttttaatctaaTCATACTTACTCTTCCGGTTTCTCCTTATCACTTCCAATCCCATGTCTGCCAGCACGTCAAGAAATTCGGAATTTGACCCTGCATGTTTGATCTGTTCAAAGTGAAATCTAGTTAGACATTGATGCATTTTCGTCAATGAACAATCATGAATTAAGTACTATTAataaggccactacttttatataaattggtttacaaaaccggcgggtctaattttccgaaaagtacaaaaaaaaataaaaaaatgaatttcactttttttttcaagattattttcccgaccgtattgattttggtgcgaaacgaaagaaaaacgaacagataagagtacgaatgcagtagatctcgactggtttgttgttccgtagccgtattcgccgATTTATAGTGATaacatgtgagccagtcaactgttatggcagcgccgttggcaatggcgaaattgacgatagcagtcattctttgtatgaaataattaagttaaatatgcaggagttgttaaaataacaatagcaaaatacattggcaaatttaacagccgacacaaacaataactgtcacgtgattgttgtttttccccgcaaatttaggtcatgaaaatattgttgtttatagatgaaaaataagtggcagcggctgccatcgaataagtagacacaaatatctgtaaattatgtgcgagaaaaatattttataacattttatggttaaatatcaaataacagtgcacttagtgtgagtggtgaaatcgaaagtaaaatttctaagttgacaccggtgatctagtttcacaagttcggtcggttgtgtttatggattttaaatcacaaactggtttggaaatacttgtcattgagtcaatgtaaaagcttgtgtttattctagattacatgcttattcatgtttgggttaatagtagagtaaaaacaatgaaagagttgaacacatgtgtcaatgccatttactaatgccaggagttgtgtgcaaaacattaagataaaacaacacggaaaactattttgaataagtccattttaatttgttatgaacttgatatttcactataaatgagatttgttgttgtaaccaaggaattctctttaaaatgaaaaataaacaatcatgaagtatagatgccctgtgaacgcatgatacacaaaatggcggagttgggagaagatgaaaatatccgataaataattatggatttcagttactatcattggtacataaatttgagtcacatgctagatttattattttgctatgtgatttttatgtactgatgtggtaatttgctgcaagatttgaatttgaaatggatttgctGAACATcgcatggtaaatatcccggtccgaaaatattcggacttagcatggattgggttacacacaactaggaccccgcatggtaaaggttattaaaactcaaatctaggtctagtttggtttttagtttttcaggaattgtttgcacaatattatAGCACAATGTCTTCATACAATATTACtttcttatttacaaaattggaaattatttcactttattgacattttccaatattgaaataactgacacaatgcttagaaaatgtaatgtattgtcttaatacagtgcaattattgtgtattttaaagcgTAAAATTTGCATTCccttttttccaatttaatcttggtcagtttttaagtgttctgcattcacttttgctttagcataccattaaagctaaacaaatgtcctgctgagtaatattcaatgtatctttgataaaaagtgtagtttatacatgtaaacatgttttatagtcaatttctttgatgttttatatgcacagtatgtaagatttaatctgtgtgtttaattagaaattagaactttgaaactttgtgtgtattaaaacatgcattaatagcagttttaaaattttaaatgtcaagtaaatgatataaattttcaatgtttttatgttgttctctgattttcacccttaaagagtatgttttgtgacttttagcctttttttttcgaccacccggtggacattttttccaaaaattcttgtaaaccaaaaaataaaaaaggagtggcctaatATATTTATGCTGCATTtgaatgttaaacatttatattataatttgttaCTGAAAATGCAGAAGAAATTTAGTTCCATTCTGACTTAgatgtatgtttataaagtgCATGCAATGAAATAGTCAAGCATCATTACCGTTTCGTTTCTTTCATCAAGGAAACAGCGCCGCATTCTTTTCCCATTCCTCTCCCCTTTCAGTTTGAACTGtaagtgtaaataaaaatgaaatgtcatCACATAAAAGTCAATAAATTCCAATCAAACAATCAAGACATGTACTTTTTACTTATGTAAGTTAtccataaattttgaattttttaagttataaaagTGTCAATATAACCtttaaagtgtttaattattataaaggAAATGAACCATGAATCAATAGCGCATGTAACGTTAAAGGACAGTGTATAGGAAGTCTcaacataatacaataataaattcTAACCCATATCTCATCTCTCCGATTGCCAGAGGAACAACTTTCTATTGTGTTTTGTAAGCCCGATTCACCAACGCATCGTACATCATTCACTGTCAAAAAAAATCCTTCGTCTATATTtgctaatatatttatttttttattatttttacccATCATTGAAGATGTTTAATAAAGACATATGTCATTCTGTTAGTCATTCCATATGTGAGTGTGTGCATCTCCAACCACTGATTGTGGATtctgttttaaagggactgtacaccagattggcaccaaaggaatatttttggtaacaaatctcaggacaattatttaataatatgacCGCCGGCCTGTGAAAACGACCCTTATcgcatattttatcaaaattattttttttgcaaaaatacaaaGTACAATTTCTGTGTGTTCTAAAAATACCAACTAAATTGAAatgcataatttttttaatgcttaatttcaatatcaaagaCCATCACCATGCCGATCTTGGAAcgttgaacaaaacaaaaacgaagACATATAATCATTTGCTAGTTTACTGTCATGCAATTATTGGtaaaaaattgaaactttaacTGAATGGTAACAATAGAAAAGTATTTCGGTAACTGCACAAACACTGCATAAATGTTGATGTAACCATGGCAACGAGGACTGCtatttagaatgaaaatatCGCTGGcttatttttcaacaatttttggtaaattttctattaattaatataattattctgatatttgataaaacatattgaagGATCTCCCGTAGTGATATTACCTTAATAAACGCTGTATACccatatgatataaaaacagTCCCTATATGTTTCGCAGAGTATCTTGAAGTGTGTTTTCAAGCCATCGTctttagcatttaaaaaaaaaccaaaaaaacattaaattatcaatGTTCAATAACTATGTGTACATAAACGTTACAAtctgtattttaacaacaaacaacaGCACAATAGCAATTCACACGCAAAATATGTCCACTTATTCAGTGATGTCAGACACTTGGCACTATTCCTCAGAAAGCGGACATGTTGTGTCCTTGTTCTTCGCCCGCAAGTATTTTCGCACGTGAGTTGCCAAGTATGCCTGGCGCTCGCGGCTTAAACCAGCAGCTTGTACTTCCTGCGGTCTACTTCGCAATACATTTCCACCACGGAACACACAGTAGCTCGTCTCCTCGTTGTCTTCTCCtttcttcaaaaaaatgatGCCAGGCGACTCAGAGGTGAATCGGAACTGCTGATATGACCTTATTCCTTTTAGTGCACGAAACTGTTCCCCAAGAAATGTCTTCCATTCCCGCCATTTAAACCTCGAGGTCCCGTCAGGTTTCTTGTAAAGGACAGCCTCATTTGTAGTTGAAGAAGATGCAACaacgttttctgaaaatgattaataaaaattACCACATTCACGATATAATTTCGATGTTTTTGTTCAATCATTTGatgtaaataaacttaaatcagtctgttgtttttgttgaatgaGAATACTTCTTTTTAACTAACCTAGGTCGCTCAAGGTTTCACAGTCCGTTCGCCTGTAAAGCGCCTTGATTCGCCCGAACCCAGCGTCTATTATGCACCTGGCATGACCTGCTACCTGCATCAAATAGCGTATCTCCTCGTTAAGGCCAATCATGGTCCTCCAGCAGAAGTACGCTAGCAGGTAGCGGTTTTTGTTTTGTCCtgaaaattattaagttttagaAATAACCAATTATACTCAttactaaaatatattgaagttcaaagattgatattttatgcaattttcgtaacccgttaataacggtttaagccatgtaacattgattttcgaacggaaatatgaaaatcagagatctgattatttgtcagcaatcaattacaaaaacaaacaataaaacacttGTAGTATTGGCatatctgtgagattgcagctttaattaCCGCCACAATTGTCCGCATGAAGAGTAGTCACTCGCTCCCCGTGCCCAAACTCTGTCAGAGCGTAATCCACGAGCGAAATTACAGCATCTGGCCCGTGAATGCCACCTCCATCCTGCATCATAGTCTCGGCTTCGTCGATTAGAAAATTATACTGAATCGGAAGGGCGTCGTCCCGAAACCCGAATAAATGAACTTTTCTGTAAATAGATGTATTTAACATCTTGTTAAATAGTCAGAATCTGTTTTCGGAAATCAACTATTTAGAGATACGATAGTGTCACATAAAAACGggtgaaaacacttatttaggcGCAAAGGTCAGagtcattaaaaaataatgcttctAAACGAAAATATTTGACTTATTACCTAGGAGTGACAAAGTACATAGGTCCCATCTGGCGACTGTGATGTGGCAGGCACAAATTCTGAGCAAAGTCGAACGTGTAATGTGCATGCTGAAAGTCAGTTGAGCATGGCTCGACTGGCTCTGTAGGGCGACCCGTGCCTCTCAATTCGTCCATAGCAGTAGTAACGCAGTCTTTGTACAcctaatttgaaaacaaagacatgtacatataattttatgaaagtatgaaatatttagctcattcaatacaaatgttaaacaaatatagtcTAATTTCAGCGactgttttcattgaaattgcaTCGAAGtacattagtttaaacatatttaaacatacaacgattgtgaaacaagttattacaacattatattaatcactctcgttggtcCGATTtcacgcgagagtgtggtcttgtgttgtggggggaaccggagaacccacttgtccggcttggtgaccacaagcaaactcacatgcgcccgagccgggaatcgaactcgggtcgcctaggtgagaagcgagtgcgctaaccactgcgctaacttGACAACCCGAAGAAGTACATTAGGAGGGCAAACATATATAGTGTAGCCGAACGAAGTTCttctttcaatatatttccattgaataataaacttatcataataataacttCAACACCAATAAAATACCTTGTGCTCTTTTCTGGTCGCATTGATGTGTTTCTCGAGAGCTGATGCAGCAGCTAGCTTCTCGTCGTCTGTCGTGGCATCAGCGACTCCTTTCCGTGACATCTCGCACGTGACACACACGTCCTCTTGGGGAGTGGCGATCTGTAAaagaattgaatattttaaaaagttattatttaggTTGTTAACGTTTTATTTATCACTGAGCTAGAAACGAATACATTCATctcgaataaaaaaaataactatcgCATTCTTAATATAATACATACAGAAGATTCTTTGATGTACCGCTCTACATGATCATTGAAAAAAAAGGCTGTTCTTCCCATGTATTTCTATTCTACACTGAATACTGTATTACATTTCTGTACATGTCGGTCGGCTTACCTTTTAGAAACGTGCTTAaccaattgtttgaaaagaTTTACATCCGTGGCACTCCGTTTAGTGTCAATGATGGTGCACAATGTTTggacaaaacatatataaaaaagctgatgaaatgaaaaatgtgaaTAACTTAGGCAGCATGATGTGCTAAGTACTACTTACCTTGATGTTTGGACAAAGCTCATGCCACAATCTGCAGAACGTcctatatttaatacattttgtggCTGCTTCAATGCACgatttttcatataatttatgcattttcatttttgtggTGGAGCTGTGGAGGAAAACTGGTGCGTCATTGGCTCTCCCTCTGGGTGCTGCAGGCATGGGAAGTCCTTCATCAATTGCAAcattctttaaaaatgatattacattttcaatttcttgaaaagTTAACGCATGAATGGGCCGCCGGCCTTGGTTTCCATGACAACGGGGAACATTTCCATTCTCGTTAACATGTTTTAAGAGGTTCTTGAGATGAGTTGGGCCGATGTCATACACACACATGAATATTTTCTTACAAACAACATTACCCTCAAACGTATAGTCGTATCGCGTACGCTGACGATCACCATACCGGCTTCGTTTTTTATCTGAATTTATCCGGTTTAATGCTCCCATTATATATAAGTCCTTTTCTTCCTTTGTATACTGCCTTATATTGTCAATATGGGCTTGGGCAGCTTCACGGTCAATAGAGTCCATGCACATAGAAGTACAATCGCAGCCAGTCGCTAATGTGTCGCATGATTCTACTATTGGTATGTCATCATCATGTTCCGAGATAACAtgatcatttacattttctgatgCCACTTGattgtcatcattttcatcatcagaCGTTACTGCAATGAAAGAGAGTATCCCTAGTGAGTTATGTTTGCCCATAAtatacaaactaaaataatgtattgcaacgttatataactttattattgcgaataaacaaataagatcCACACATCTACtgcaaaataattgcttatGTATTCAAATAGTGTGAATTCTTAAAATAGCAATGATGatttagttttcaaaaaaaaaaaatatcatgaaattaaattgcatgtatgttattttaacttattattaaacaattgtcattTAGCGTCAATGAACAGTTAAGGATACCTCTAGGTAGTTCAATTTCATGTGAATGTCTTGATATCGTTGAATTGTGTCCAAAGAATTCGTCATAGAATCGCTGTAtcatctgtaaaaaaaaaattctacaaatttattaaaaatttaagCTTTATTCCGGAATCGAACCTGGAACGTATGATTACAAGACATGCGCTTATCCGTCTGATCTATTTCCCCACAAGCTTAGAAAGCAATGCATCAAGGTATTGATTTATCGATAAGCGCACATACACTATCGTACGGAGTTTACCGAACAcgtttatttagaaaaaatgttgGTATTCTGTCCATTGTTTACTGAGAAATACATGATTATAA comes from the Mya arenaria isolate MELC-2E11 chromosome 13, ASM2691426v1 genome and includes:
- the LOC128215602 gene encoding uncharacterized protein LOC128215602 gives rise to the protein MVKALSELTKEENDNHFFDCLRKVDVEVFVGLSNTEALFISSWHNSRCEQKPTIFQDKVRVARKYFMNGENDWRDQVVVALGHLDRKVDNKRITNLKYS
- the LOC128215414 gene encoding uncharacterized protein LOC128215414, which translates into the protein MPAAPRGRANDAPVFLHSSTTKMKMHKLYEKSCIEAATKCIKYRTFCRLWHELCPNIKIATPQEDVCVTCEMSRKGVADATTDDEKLAAASALEKHINATRKEHKVYKDCVTTAMDELRGTGRPTEPVEPCSTDFQHAHYTFDFAQNLCLPHHSRQMGPMYFVTPRKVHLFGFRDDALPIQYNFLIDEAETMMQDGGGIHGPDAVISLVDYALTEFGHGERVTTLHADNCGGQNKNRYLLAGHARCIIDAGFGRIKALYRRTDCETLSDLENVVASSSTTNEAVLYKKPDGTSRFKWREWKTFLGEQFRALKGIRSYQQFRFTSESPGIIFLKKGEDNEETSYCVFRGGNVLRSRPQEVQAAGLSRERQAYLATHVRKYLRAKNKDTTCPLSEE